Part of the Natranaerovirga pectinivora genome is shown below.
ATTCCTTTATTTCGCAGTGCTTCATCAACTACAATACCTAAAACTATGGCCATACGACCAATAATTAATGAATGGTATATACTCATATGGACCCAACCTACGATTTTGTCATCTTCAGAAACAGCCACAAAAATACCTGCACCATTGTTTTCAGTTATATTTAAATACTGTAGTTGAACTTCTTCATTGGTCACAATATATCCTAATTGGCTAATTAAAGAAGCAACTACCCTAGAATCACTTTCTTTCATCTTTCTAATACTAGCCATTGCTACCTTCCCCTTTATTAGATATTGTAAAAAAACATTTAAGAAATCAATAACTATTACCCTTTTTAATTATTAATAGCCTTCTCGTGATTATCTCTCTGCAAACTTCGTATACTACTCGCATAGGCACATATACAGAAAGAAATACCAATAAAGAATTTAAGGTTGATAGTACAAAAAGACCTTCAATCCTAAAAGCAATCATACATATTATCAACTCTGGAATTAATTTTAATATCTTTTTTTTCATATAATAAACCCTTTCACTTTCTCAAATATATGTGGTTGTATTTTATCATATGTAAGTTGGGCTGGTAGATTATCACCAAAAGAAATCTCTTCAATTTCATATTCTAAGTTACCTAATTTTGTAACTTCAGCATAGTACAAGCGTCCAAATGTTTTTATTTCTTTTATTTCAACTGAATAATCACAAACCGGAACTAAGTTAAAGTCTAATGCGCCTGTCTCTTCTTTCAGTTCTCTTTTTGCAGCCGCATCTACGTCTTCATTCTTTTCTATATGACCACCTGGCACTTCCCAGGTTGATCTATCTTTATGTCTTACAAATATCCATTGCCCTTGATATCTTGCTTGAATTACAACAAAACTTAATTTTTCAACCTTTTCATCTAATGGGTGAAATTCAACTTTCATATCCGACTCCTAACTATCTAAACTCACAAGATTTACTTTATAATAATACTACGACAAGTAGAATAATTACTATTATCGTAAGTGAAACTTGCATACCTTTAATCCTCATAGCAAGCATTTTTTGTTCTTTACGCAGATCAGATACTTGACTCCCTAAAGAACTTAGTAAATCAACCATCTTCATTTGAGTATAAATTGATATCTCCTGATCTGATGTTTCTTCGTATACTTTCTTATAAAATTTATCATCAATTAAAACCCAATCCATTTTCATTAGATAATTTGATTGTTCTTTTTTATTGCTTTTGGGAATTAATTGCATTTCATCTTTATTTAGCTCCTCTAAATAATACAAGTGATTTTTTATAAATTTCTCTTTATAGTTATCAGTTCTCATTAGAGCCTCCTTCATCTAATGTTGCTTTTCTTTTAAGAACTTTTATTTTATTCTATATATACTAAACCTTATAAAAA
Proteins encoded:
- a CDS encoding GNAT family N-acetyltransferase; the encoded protein is MASIRKMKESDSRVVASLISQLGYIVTNEEVQLQYLNITENNGAGIFVAVSEDDKIVGWVHMSIYHSLIIGRMAIVLGIVVDEALRNKGIGRLLMQAGAEWARNNDCIGIKLNSGAEREDAHMFYLKNGFKMKKSQLAFVKML
- a CDS encoding NUDIX hydrolase, whose amino-acid sequence is MKVEFHPLDEKVEKLSFVVIQARYQGQWIFVRHKDRSTWEVPGGHIEKNEDVDAAAKRELKEETGALDFNLVPVCDYSVEIKEIKTFGRLYYAEVTKLGNLEYEIEEISFGDNLPAQLTYDKIQPHIFEKVKGFII